AAGAACGGCGAGTACTACGGAACCACTCAGAGCGGCGGTAACCCAGGCAACGGGGCGATTTACGAGGTCACGGCTGCCGGCAGCGAGCAAGTAATTTACAGTTTCCAAAGCGGCACAGACGGCGCGGATCCGGTATCCACGTTGATTATGGACAAGAAGGGCGCACTCTACGGTACGAGCGACACCGGCGGCTCATCCGGCTGCGAAGGGCCCGGCTGCGGCACCGTCTTCAAACTCACACCCAACCAACAAGGTTGGACCGAAAGCGTACTCTACCGGTTCACGGGAGGCAACGACGGCGGATCACCGATCGGCGGTCTGCTGATGACCAAGCGCGGAGCACTTCTCGGTACGACGGTTGGTGGTGGGAGCGGCGGGGGCGTCGTCTTCGAGCTTATGCCGTCGGGCTCTACCTACACCGAGACGGTCGTCCACGAGTTTTCAGGCTCTCCCGACGGCCTCGATCCGACCGACGCCCTCGTTTCCGATAGCGCCGGGAACCTATACGGTACCACGTCCGAGGGCGGTCTCACGACGTGCCCGTCTCGGTCAAGCTCACCCGGCTGCGGCACCGTCTTCAAACTGGCTCCGTCGGGTTCGAAGTATTCCTATTCCGTGATCTACCGTTTCAAGGGTGACGCGGACGGAATCGCGCCCTGGGCAAGTCTTCTTCGCGGATCTAACGGTGTATTTTACGGCCTGACTATGGAGGGCGGCGCCCTCGGTAAGGGCACGGCCTTCGAACTGACGCCGAAGGGTTCGCGGTACCGCGAAACGGTGCTCTATTCATTTAAAGGCCGCAGTCACGGCGCGTATCCGCGCTCGGACCTGGTGGAAGACCGCGGCGGAAACCTCTATGGGACGACGCCGTTCGGTGGCGGCGCGCATTGCCGAGATGGCTGTGGCACCGTCTTCACGCTGGCTCCCTCCGGAAAGACTTTCACCGAACACGTGCTCTATACGTTCCAAGGCCCTCGCGCGGGCGACGGCGCGATTCCCCTCGGAGGCGTTCTAATCGACCGCCATCGCAACTTGCTCGGAACCACTTTCAACGGCGGCGCTTCGCATTATGGCACGATCTTCAGCGTTTGTTGCGCGGCGTCGTCCCCGACACTCCGGGAAGCATCACCGTAAGCGTGGCGCCGTGAATTATCGTTTTTTTCGAATCTCGTCCGCGCTATGCACGCTCACGCTCGCCATCGCTTGCGCACAGATGCGCCCGCGAGACCGCATCGCCTTTGCCGGCTGTATATTTTGAGGTGCTATGGACAAGTGGTTTCCTATCCGAACTGCGCGACTGCTGCTGCGTGAGTTTAGAGAGACTGATGAATCGGACTTGCATGAATATGGGGGCGATCTAGAGGTCTCCAGGTACGTGGCCTGGGGCCCCAACACACCGAAAGACACGCGCCACGTGCTAAGCAATCGTATTGAGAAACAGCGCATATGGCCGCGTAATGAGGTCGAGCTTGCGATCGAGCTATCCAAGGAGGAAAAAATAATCGGCAGCATCAGCCTTGTTATCCAGTGCGACGACGACCGTATAGCTTCTTTTGGGTATGTGGTAAATCGACGATATTGGGGGCAAGGTTATGCAACGGAAGCCGCCGCCGCACTTCTTAGCCGCGCGTTCCAGGAGCTAGGCCTTCACCGTGTTTGGGCAACCTGCGATGTTCGCAATGTGCCGTCCTGGCGGGTGATGGAGAAAGTCGGCATGAAGCGTGAGGCGGCCTTCCGACGTGATGTTTTCCAAAAGGGTGAGTGGCGCGATTCACTGTGAAAGGAACCGCTGATGCCAGCACCAGTAGAGCAGGGCGTTCATTAGTACGTTGAGATACGTAGCGCAGTCATGGAATCCTGGATGAGAGAATGCGCCCGCCGTAGCTATGCGAAGTCACCGGGGCTGAGCCAGGTCAAGACCGAAACAATGCCTCGCGCCGTGACGTGCCCGGCCTCGGAGGATGGAAATGCCGACCTTTGGACTCATCCGGTACCCGCTGAGTAGCTGCGTCGCTGCCGCATTGCTGGTGGGCTGCGGCGGATCGCAGCCGCCGATCGGTGCGCCCGCAGCAGCGCAGCAAAGCCCCACTACTATCAGACATGCGCAGCACGGCGGATTCTGGATGAAGCCCGAATCAGCGAGCGGCGACCTCATTTATGCAGTAGGCGGTTGCGGTGGAGCGTGCGTCCTAACCTATCCCGGCGGAGAACAGGTGGGACAGATCACTCTGTCTATTGCGTATGCTGCATGCTCCGATACCCAGGGCAATGTTTTCATAACGGGCGGAAGCACGGTCGATGAATTTGTGCATGGCGGCGTGACGTCCGTGAATACCTTAACCTTGCCAGGCAACCAAGCATCCGGCTGTGCCGTTGACCCGGCGACAAACGATCTTGCCGTTGTCTACGACGAAGTCAGAGTTGCTGTCTTTCCAAATGAAAGCGGTTCGCCGCTAATCTATTCCACGAAACTGTCGGCAAACTATTGCGGGTACGATAACGAAAGCAATCTTTTCGTTTCCGGAGATAATGAGCAATCGCATACGATTTCCGAGTTGCCTCACGGGATGACGAAATTTACTATTCTTTCCGTAAAGGGTAAGCTCGGTAATCCAGGGCAGGTGCAGTGGGACGGATCGCATCTCACATATGAAAGCCGCGACCCCATCAACATCGCGCGATTGTCGATACGTGGCTCTATCGCAAAAGTCATAGGAACGACCTCATTCAAGGGCCACGGCAATGCGGCAATGGCCTCGTGGATCTATGATGGCAGCGTTTTATTGCCGTACGGCGGAAAAGTAGAAAAACTAAATAAGATCGGATTGTGGCCATATCCTGGAGATGGCAAGCGGACAAATAGCATTAACTTTTCGAGTCGCATCTCCGCGGTTACCGTAAGCTCCGTGCCATAGAAGCGCCCAGCTAGACCCCGGGTGATTTGAGGCCGCCAGGCGGCGCGCCTGGAGAAACAACCCCTTGCAACGCTCGTTCTATTGAGAAAGCGTGCACCTGCAACCAGTTCATGATTTTCCGATACGGCTCGCCCACTCTGCGATCGCAGCATCACTGCCGAGCCGCTGAGCTGGGTTTTGCGCGCCTAGCGGCCGCGCCAGCCTAGCCGCCTAGCCCTGCAGATCGGCACGGCAGCCACGCCAGCTGAACGCGGCCCAGCAGCCCGGCCGGCTGGGGTGTCTCGTCTTAGCCTCGCCAACTCCTTACCCCTTAGGCTGCGGCCCCGTGGCAGCGTTTGAATTTTTTTCCGCTGCCGCAGGGGCACATTTCGTTTCTGCCGACTTTCGGTTGATCGCGTTGGACCGGTTTCGCCGGTTCTTCGTCGTCTTTGTTGGTGTGGAACTGCGCAACGCGGCGCCCGGTGCCGGGAGCGGGTCCCAGGATTTGCTCGAGGCCCGATGATGATACGTTGCCGCCGACCGTGACCGGTTGGGGGATGACTTCGCCCGAGGGAATCGGTTCGAACTGCGGGCCTTGCGGATACGGCTGAAGCTCTTGCGGCGGCGGCCCTTGCTCGATAACGACGCGGAAGACACCTTTGATCGCTTCGTCGGCGATGTTGTTCTTCAGCGATTCGAAGATTTCGAAGGCTTCCTTCTCATACTCGACGCGTGGATCTTTTTGACCGTAGCCGCGTAGGCCGATTCCGGTTTTGAGGTGATCCATCACGTACAGGTGATCGACCCACTGGCGATCGATGATCGGCAACAGCAGATACTTCTGCTCGACCGCCCGCAGAATCTCGGGCGTTACTTCCTTCTCCTTGGCCTCGTAGGCTTCGATCGCTTTGCCGTGCAGCAACCGGCGAATTTCTTCGCGGTCCTTCCCCGCCAAGTCGGAGACGCTGGTCGAGCGCTTTAGCGGAAAGACCAGTTCGAGCGCGTTGAGCATCTCCTCGAAATCCCACTCGCTCGGGTGCGCGTTTTCCGGCGCGTTCTCTTCGACGGCCTCATCGACTTTCGCCTCGAGCGTCTGCAGCATGAAGGTGCGCGAGTCGAAGGTTCCTTCGAGATTCGCTCGACGGTCCGCGTAGATCACGCCGCGCTGTTTGTTCATCACGTCGTCGTACTCGAGGACGTGCTTTCGAATCTCGTAGTTGTGCGCTTCGACCTTGCCCTGAGCCCGCTGAATCGATTTCGACACGAGGCCGGATTCGATCGGCTGTTCGTCGGTGAATCCCACACGCTCCATGATGTTGGTCATGCGCTCGCCGCCGAAGAGACGCATCACTTCGTCCTCGAGCGATACGTAAAAGCGCGACGACCCTGGGTCGCCTTGCCGGCCCGAGCGGCCGCGCAGCTGATTGTCGATCCGCCGCGACTCGTGCCGTTCCGTACCGATGATGTGCAGGCCGCCATTTTGCGCGACCCCCTCGCCGAGCTTGATGTCGGTGCCGCGGCCCGCCATGTTGGTGGCAATCGTCACCTGGGCGTCCTGCCCGGCATCTTTGATGATCTCGGCTTCCTGTTCGTGGTACTTGGCGTTGAGGACGTTGCATTCCACGCCCTTACGCCGCAGCATGGTAGCGAGCAGTTCGCTCTTCTCGATCGAGCGCGTGCCGACGAGCACGGGGCGGCCCTTCTTATACTCCTCGATGATCTCGTCGACGACCGCCTCGAACTTGGCGCGCTCCGACTTGTAAACGATATCGGAGTTATCTTTGCGAACCATCGGCATGTTCGTCGGCACGACGACGACGTCCAAGCCGTAGATGTCGCGGAATTCGCGTTCTTCCGTCTTGGCCGTACCGGTCATTCCGGCGAGGTGTTCGTAGAGGCGAAAAAGATTCTGGAAGGTGATCGTCGCGAGCGTCTGGTCCTCGCCGCGAACCTTAATGCCTTCCTTCGCCTCGATCGCCTGATGGATGCCGTCGGAGTAGCGCCGGCCGAGCATCAGCCGGCCCGTAAACTCGTCGACGATGATCACTTCGCCGTCTTTGACGATGTACTGCTGGTCGCGATGGAAGAGGTTCCAGGCGCGCAGCGCGGCGTTGAGCTGATGGGTCAGCTCGATGTTGCGCTGATCGTACAGGTTCTGGATGCCGAGCATCTTCTCGACGCGCGCGACGCCGGCTTCGGTAATCGGAACCGCGTGCGCCTTCTCGTCTACCGTAAAGTCTTCGGTCTTCTTCAGCCGCGGAATAATTTGGGCGAACTTCTCGTAGAGCTCGGTAGCCTCTTGCGACGGGCCGCTGATAATCAGCGGCGTCCGCGCCTCATCGATGAGGATCGAATCGACCTCGTCAACGAGTGCGAAGTACAGCTCGCGCTGTACCAAGTCTTCGACCTGCCACGCCATGTTGTCGCGCAGGTAGTCGAAGCCGACTTCGTTGTTCGTCGCGTAGGTGACGTCACAGTTGTACGCGGCGCGGCGCTCACCGGAGTCGAGCCCGTGCTGGATCACGCCGACGCTCAGCCCGAGATATTGGTAGATCGCGCCCATCCAGTCGGCGTCGCGGCGAGCAAGGTAATCGTTGACGGTCACGACGTGCACGCCGCGCCCTTCCAGCGCGCGCGCGTAGACGGGCAGCGTTGCGACCAGCGTCTTGCCTTCGCCGGTCTTCATCTCGGCGATCCGGCCCTCGTAGAGCACCTGGCCGCCCATGATCTGAACGTCGAAGTGGCGCATGCCGACCGTGCGTTTGCCGGCCTCGCGCACGACGGCGAAGACTTCGGGCAGCATCGCATCGAGCGATTCACCCTGCTCGAGCCGGTTCTTGAACTCGGCGGTCTTGGCTTGCAGCTCGGCATCGGGCAGCGCCGAGAACTGCTCGTCGAACACATTGACGGCACGGGCGGTGCGCCGGAGGCGCGCCACTTCCCGTTCGTTACCGTCAACTAGAGTCTTGAGAAATGCCATGGGGGTACGAAAGGTTCTACGGAATGATTCCTAATCCAGTTACGGCGCCCGGCGAAGTGTACATCGTCGGGACAACGTCGTGGACGCTCCCGGCTCCCGAACCCGCCGCGAAGACCAAGACGACTCCCCCGCCGCCGGCGCCGGTATCGGCCACGTAGATCAGGCCGTCTTTGTTGACCTTGATGTCGGTCGGCGAGTTGAGCAGCGTGTGGCAACCCTGGATCTTGCGAATCGGCTTCGTATACGGAATCTTCTTATTGTACGGCGGGAAGACGAGGATAGCCGCCGACGCGGTCGAGCTGCAGCTGGCCTTGGGCTGCCCCTGATCGACGATATAGATGTTGCCGCTCGAATCGAGCGCTACGCTGGTCGGCGTGATCACTTCGTTCTTCGCCGTGATCGAAAAGCGCGGGGCGATGTTGACGGGCGTGGGCGTCGGCGAGGGCGTCGGGCTGGGGCTCGGGCTTCCCGTCGGCGTCGGCGTCGGTTTTGGGGTCGGCGTCGGCTTGGGCGTCGGCGTCGGCTTAGGGGTTGGAGAGGGTGTCGGCAGGACGAACTGCGAGACGGTGGCGCCGTTGATGTTGGCCACGTAAATGTGGCCGAACCGGTCGAGTGCGATGCCGCCCGGCACGTTCAATCTCGGGCGCGGACCGGCAATCGACTGATACGGCGACGACGCACCGGCCTGAAAAAGCAGAATTTCGCTCGGATAGATCGACGTCGAGATGTTATCGGCGATAACCATGATCGGCGGCGGCGGACCGGCCGAACTCGAAGGCAACGGCGTGGGGCCCTTCGGCGTAAAAGCGATGCCGCGCGGGTGCCCCGGCACAGCGGTCGTCCCGAGCGGAACAACGTTGCCCGTCGCCAACGCGGCAAACTCCACCAAAACGGCGTTGTGCGTGCTCTGGTTATAGTTGGTCACCCAGAGGTTCTGCCGGCGATCGAACGCCAGATACTGCGGACCGTCGAGCCCCGTGTTACCGCCGCCGATGTTGAAGGAAGGCCCGCTACCATTCTTGAGGCCATTGCCGTAGATGCTGATCGCGTTTTGGTTCGTATTCGTTGCGTACAGCGTCTTCGACGGGAAGTTCGGCCCGACGTCAACCCCGGTCGTCTGACCGAGATTGCTGCACGCGACGGTCGCGGCAGTCGCAGCAAGGGCAACAAAAGCTAAAGCACGCTTAGACAGCATTCTCTCTCCAGGGTTCCCGCAGCGACGTGAGTTTCCTCGGCACGTACGCGCTGGGCAAGGAACCAGACGGCGGCCGCAACGATCAGCACGATCGCCAGGAAGATGATGATTCGGCGCAACCGGCGCCGCTCGTAAGCAGGCCGGCTGGACTCGACGTCGATGATCTGGCGCGGCACGAGGGCTTAAACGCCCTTTCGCAATGGGTGGTTGAGATCGCTCGTCTCAACGAGCTTGAGCATCTGGCCGACGGTCACGAAGCGGTAGCCGGCCTTGCGGAACCGGTCCACCACGAACGGCAAAGCTTCAATTGTCGCAAGCTTCCCGCTGTGGAGCAGCACGATTTCCGGCGCGGTCGCGTGCTCGACGAGGTGGCGCTCCAACTCGTCGACGGTTACGCTGCGCCAGTCACCGCCGTCGTCGGTCCAGAGCACGACGGAATAGCCGAGGCTCTGCGCGACCTGCAGCGTCCGCTCGTTGTAACGTCCGTGCGGCGGGCGCATCAGCGTGCGCACCGACGGATCGCGCGTGAGATCCCACAGTACGTCACGCCCTCTTAGAATCTCCTCGCGAACCTGTTCGTCCGATTCCTGATCCAAATTCGGATGCGTAAAGGTGTGATTGCCGACCTCGTTACCTTCGGCCTCGATGCGTCGCGTGAGCTCCGGCCACGTCTCCGCATCGCGTCCGATCAAAAAGAACGTCGCCGGCACACGCAGGTCGCGCAGCACGTCGAGCAGCATCGGCGTGTAGACCGGATACGGCCCGTCGTCAAAGGTCAGTGCGATCAAGCGCGGCCGGTGCGAGCGATCTTCGGGAAGCTCGTGCGTGACGCGATAGAGTCGCGCGACGACGTCGTTCGAGAACTCGAGGTGTACGTTGGTCTCGGGCGTGACCAACGACGGCACCAGATTGCTCTTGTGCTCGACGAAGCGCCAGCCGCCTGCAATCAGAGCGACGACCGCGAAAAATGCCAGCATGCCCCTCACGGCCGGCGACACGTCACAATGGGCGATCCTGCGCGGCGGTCAGCGACAGGCTCGTCGCCAAATCGTTGCCGACGATCACGGTCACATCGCTCGCGGTCGTCGCGGGGTCGGTCGGCGCCGCGCTCGGCGCTGCCGACGAGTCCGCAACGACGACCGCCTCGTGCACGCCCGCCGGCAGCGCTTCACGAACGCGTGCTCCGGCATAAACGACGCTGGAGTGTTCGTGGATCTCGGTCGTGGAGTAATCGGAACGATCGGCATTGCCCACCTCACCAATCGCAAATCCGGCGTGTTTGAGTTTCGCGGCGACACGGCGGGCCGCGCCGCTGACCGCGCTGCCGTTCTCGACGTCCACGCGCAGCGTCGAGGGCGGAATCGCCGCGAGCGCCATCGCACTCGGCGAGGCGATCGGTTCCGCCGCGGGCGTCAGCATCTGCGCGACCAGCTGAGCGCGCGCCTTCGTATCGGGAACCAGCGAGTCGCCGTACCCGGGCAAGTTCACGTCATCGGTGTACGGCACTTGTTTGCTGACGATCGATCCATTCGCGACCCCTTGGAAATGCGTCGCGAGCGAGATCAGCTCTTGATTGGTGAAATCGGTCTGCACGTACTTCTGGAAGACCGCCAAGAGGTCGCCGAGGTGCATCAGCGTGTTGAGGCGGTCGCCGCGGACTTTATCGGCCACCGCGCGCATCACTTGCTGCTGGCGCATGATGCGGCACGGATCGCTGCACCAGTCGTGGCGATACCGCATGTACGCGACGGCCTGCTCGCCGCTGAGGTGCTGCATTCCCTCCTTGAGGTGGATGTGCAGATGCCCCCAGGTATCGTCGTAGTCGAGCGTGCCGCCGGTGCAGCCCGTCTTGTGCCACAGACAGTCCGAGGTCTTCACGTACAGATTGACGCCGCCGATCGCGGTAATGAACTCTTTGGACGCGTCGATGCGCAGCACTACGTAGCGGTCGAAGCCGGGAATCCCTAGCCACTGCGCGATGACGGTCTTGGCCTCTTTGACGCCGCCGTCCGATTGCGCCTGATTGATCTTCGCCTGCGTGCCGTTGGGCATCGTCGCGATCATGTCGCGCGGAATCGAGAGCTGGTAGATGCGCTTGTTCGCGAAATCGAGATTGACCGCCCAGATGACGTCGCTGCGCGAATTGGTGGAAAACTCTTCGTCTTTAGCGGTGTAGTCGTAGTCGAGGCCCTCGACAAGCACGAGCAGGTTATCTTTTCCGAAAACCTGTTCCGGCGGCGGCACGAAGATCTGCGTCAGCGCCGTGACCGGATTGCGATGTTCGACGACCGAGTAGCCCGTCACCGTCGAGATCAGCGCGAGCACGATCAAACCGGCGACGATCGCGATTTTGACTTTAATACTCAAACTGCGCAGCGCTCCGCGGATGCTGCCCGGCCGTAGAAATCGAAGGGTCCATGCTCTTCCAACCTAACGTCAGAAAACGCGCCAACCTTAGCATTTCCTGTGAAATAGACACCGCCATCGACTCCCGGCGCTTCACCTTGCGAGCGCCCGAACCATGCTCGCTTTCCATTAAGATACTCTTCGACCAGCACGCGAACCGTCGTCCCGCAGCGCGCGCCGCGCGTCTGCTCCGAGGCAAGCCGCTGCGCCTCACGCAAGCGGATCAAGCGCCGGCGACGCCCAGCGGCACCGATTCGTCCGGAAAGCTCGGCTGCCGGCGTGCCCTCCTCGGCGCTGTACTCGAAAAACCCGACGCGATCGAGCCGCGCGCGTTCGATCCAGCCCTCTAGATACTCGACGTGCGCTTCGGTCTCGCCGGGGAAGCCGACGATGAAGGTCGAGCGCATCGTGATGCCCGGAACGCGCGAGCGGAAGTCGTCGATGATTTCGAGATAGCGTTCGCCGTTGCCGGGGCGGCGCATCGCCCGCAGCATCTCGGGATGCGCGTGCTGCAGCGGCATATCCATGTACTTGCAGACCTTCGGCAGGTTCGCGATCGCGTCGATCAGCTCGCGATCGACGGTCGCCGGATAGAGATAGAGCAGGCGAATCCACTCGAGCGCGTCGACTTCGTGCAGCCGCTCGAGCAGACGCGCGAGGCCGCCGCGGCGCTCTCCGCGATCGCGGGCCCACATCGAGGTGTCCTGCGCGATCAGGATCAGCTCTTTTGCCCCGCCGTCGACCAGCGCGCGGGCTTCGGCGAGAATCGATTCTTCGCTTCGGCTGCGAAACGCGCCGCGCAGCTGTGGGATGATGCAAAACGTGCACGGATGATCGCAGCCTTCGGCGATCTTCAGATACGCGGTGGCACGCGGCGTCGTAACCAGGCGTGGCAGAAAGTCGTGCTCGGGCTCGGCGATCAAATCGAGGCGTACCGGCCGGCGCCCCGCCTCGACGTCATCGAGCAGCTCGACGATGCTCGAGTACGCTCCCGTGCCGACGACGCCGTCGATCTCGGGAACCAGACTCTGCAGCTGCGAGCCGTAGCGCTGCGCGAGGCAGCCGGCGACGATCAGATGCTGGTCGCGCCGCTTACGCGAGGCGTGCTCGAGGATAACCTCGGTGGATTCTTCTTTGGCCGGGTCGATGAACGCGCAGGTATTGATCACGACCGTGTCCGCGCGCTCCGACTCGGGCTCCAGGCGCCAGCCGGCGCCTGCGAGCTTCGCGATCATCACCTCGGTGTCGACCAGGTTTTTCGCACAGCCCAAACTCACGAACGCGACGCTTCGCATCGAACCCTGCGCTTACCGGTAGTTGACGAACTGCAGCGGAGCTTCGAAATCCATCGCGCGCAGCGATGTAATGACCTTCTGCAGATCGTCCTTGTTCTTGGCGGAGACGCGCACTTGCTCGTCCTGGTATTGTGCGTTTACTTTGAGCTTCAAATCCTTGATGTGCGCGATCAGCGCTCTGCTTTGATCCTTCGATATGCCGCTGCGCGGCGTGACGACCTGGCGAACCGTGCTGCCCGCAGCTGGTTCCACTTCGCCGTACTCGAACGCTTTGAGATCGATTCCGCGCCGTACGGCCTTGGCCCCGAAGACGTCGACGACGTTGCGCATCTTGAGCTCGTCGTCGGAGATCAGCGTGATCTTCTTGCCGTCGTATTCGATGCTGGTCTTGCTGTTCTTGAAATCGAAGCGGTTCTCGATCTCTTTTCGCGTCTGATTGAGCGCGTTATCGAGTTCCTGCGGATCCACACGCGAGACCACGTCGAACGAAGACTCGCTCGCCAATCGTTACTCCTCTCAAAGGGTGAAAGCTTGCTCAACGACGTCCCCCGATTTCCCGAGCGTTCCGCGGGCCTTACCGTCGATATAGATCTCTACGCCGCCGGCATTCCCGATGCGCACGAGCGCCGTCTTGCCGTGAAACGTCTTCGACGTGCCGGCCGGAAACGTTCCCTCCATGCTAACACTCCCGTCAACGGTGACCCGCAGCCACGAAGGGGCCGAGAGGACGACGGCCAGCGAGTTGGCGCCCCCTGGCCCTGCCGCCGGGGTGGCGGCCGGGCGCGGCGCGACCGGGGCGGTAGAAGCGCCGAAGCTCGGCGTGGGGCTCGCGCTGGCCTCGACGGCGACCGGCTGACGATTCATGGTCAGCTCGTTGTAGACGACGAAAGCGACCAAGACGACGGCGATCGTGCCGGCGATCCAGAGCACGAGGCTGCTCCGCCAGGGCGCCGAGCCTCGCTCCGGCTCCGATCCGGAGGCGCCGGTTGGCGCGGCCGGCTCGGGCTGGGTGAGGTTGAAGGCGGCCACCGCCTCCTCGGGATCGAGCGCGAGAAAGCGCGCGTAGGTGCGCAGAAAGCCGCGAATATAGACGGGAGCGCCGATCGTGTTCCAGTTCTCTTCCTCGATGGCGGCCAAGTAGACCGCGCGAATGCGGACCTTCTCGGCGGCGTCGGAGAGCAAGAGCCCGCGGGCTTCGCGCGCGGCGCGAAACCGCTCGCCCAGATTCTCAGGTCCAGCGTCGCTCATCGGTGACGTTTGAGTTGGCCCCGCCTTAGTGTTATCCTGTCCGTTTAGATGGTCAAGGAACGCGTGGTTGCAGCAATGAGCGGGGGCGTGGATTCAGCCGTTGCTGCCGGTTTGCTGCTCGAAAGCGGGTACGACGTCGTCGGCATTACGATGCGGATGTACGCACCCTCGCATCCCGCCCACGCGAAAAGCTGCTGCGGCAGCAGCGACTTCGACGACGCGCGGCGCAGCGCCGCCGTACTCGGCATTCCGCACTACGTGCTCGATTTCGAGGAAGCGTTTCGCCGCACGGTCATCGAGCGCTTCGTCAGCGACTACGCTGCCGGGCGAACGCCGAACCCGTGCGTCTCGTGCAACAACTTCGTCAAGCTCGGAACGCTGGCGCAATACGCCGATCGTTTGGGCGCGCGCTACGTCGCGACCGGCCACTACGCGCGCATCGAACGGCGCGAAGACGGCGCGCATCTCTTTCGCAGTCCCAGCTCAAAGGATCAGGCCTATGCGCTCGCCCAGTTGGCGCCGGCGCAGCTCGAGCGTCTGCTTCTCCCGTTGGGCGACCTCGACAAAGCGGCGACCCGCTCGCACGCGCGCCGTTTCGCATTGCCGGTGCACGATAAAACCGAATCGCAAGACATCTGCTTCGCGGAGGGGCGAAGTTACCGCGAGGTCGTCATGCGCCTGCGCCCGGCCCTGCGCGACGACGGCGCCGTCGTCGCGAGCGGCGGTGAGCGGCTCGGCAAGCACGCCGGGATCGCCAACTATACGATTGGGCAGCGCGCGCTCGTGCCCGCGAGCAGCGACGGTCCGCGCTACGTTACGCGCATCGATCCGGCGACCAACACGATCGTCGTCGGCCGAGAAGACGAGCTGCTCTCCCACGAGCTGCGCGCCGGCGAACTCAACTTCATTCGGCCGGAGCGCTTCGACGGCGAAAACGAGGTGCCGGTGCGCGCGATGATCCGCTATCGCGCGACCCCCGCACCGGCGAAGGCTTCAATCGATGGCGAGGGTCTGCTGAAGCTGCGCTTCCAGCAAGCGCAGCGCGCCGTCTCGCCGGGTCAGCTGGTCGCGCTGCTCGATTCCGAAACCGACGAAGTGCTAGGCGGCGCAACCATCCTGCCGCCCTAAGGAGAGTTACGACGCCGTCGCGAGCGCGAGATCGTTACGAAGATTCCAGTACGTGTCGCGTACGACGGGGCGAAAACCGGCGCCGATGATGACGTTCTCGATGTCGCGGCGCGTCGCTTCGTTGGTGCTGCCGGCGTCGTGGACGACCTGCTCTTCGATGATCGTGCCGCCCATGTCGTCGCAGCCGTAGAAGAGCGCGAGCTGCCCCATCTTGAGGCCCGGCGTCAGCCACGATGCCTGCAGGTGCGGGAAGTTGTCGAGATAGAGCCGGGAGACCGCGAGCACCCGCAAATACTCGAGCCCGGTCGATTCTTTGCCGCGCAGCGGCGTCTTGAACGGAACGTAGTACCAGGGGATGAAGGCGGTGAAGCCGCCGGTCTCGTCTTGCAGCTCGCGCAGCACGTGCAGATGCTCGATA
The nucleotide sequence above comes from Candidatus Cybelea sp.. Encoded proteins:
- a CDS encoding choice-of-anchor tandem repeat GloVer-containing protein — protein: MLHSFGSFPDAESPLAGMLAGKNGEYYGTTQSGGNPGNGAIYEVTAAGSEQVIYSFQSGTDGADPVSTLIMDKKGALYGTSDTGGSSGCEGPGCGTVFKLTPNQQGWTESVLYRFTGGNDGGSPIGGLLMTKRGALLGTTVGGGSGGGVVFELMPSGSTYTETVVHEFSGSPDGLDPTDALVSDSAGNLYGTTSEGGLTTCPSRSSSPGCGTVFKLAPSGSKYSYSVIYRFKGDADGIAPWASLLRGSNGVFYGLTMEGGALGKGTAFELTPKGSRYRETVLYSFKGRSHGAYPRSDLVEDRGGNLYGTTPFGGGAHCRDGCGTVFTLAPSGKTFTEHVLYTFQGPRAGDGAIPLGGVLIDRHRNLLGTTFNGGASHYGTIFSVCCAASSPTLREASP
- a CDS encoding GNAT family N-acetyltransferase; amino-acid sequence: MDKWFPIRTARLLLREFRETDESDLHEYGGDLEVSRYVAWGPNTPKDTRHVLSNRIEKQRIWPRNEVELAIELSKEEKIIGSISLVIQCDDDRIASFGYVVNRRYWGQGYATEAAAALLSRAFQELGLHRVWATCDVRNVPSWRVMEKVGMKREAAFRRDVFQKGEWRDSL
- the secA gene encoding preprotein translocase subunit SecA — protein: MAFLKTLVDGNEREVARLRRTARAVNVFDEQFSALPDAELQAKTAEFKNRLEQGESLDAMLPEVFAVVREAGKRTVGMRHFDVQIMGGQVLYEGRIAEMKTGEGKTLVATLPVYARALEGRGVHVVTVNDYLARRDADWMGAIYQYLGLSVGVIQHGLDSGERRAAYNCDVTYATNNEVGFDYLRDNMAWQVEDLVQRELYFALVDEVDSILIDEARTPLIISGPSQEATELYEKFAQIIPRLKKTEDFTVDEKAHAVPITEAGVARVEKMLGIQNLYDQRNIELTHQLNAALRAWNLFHRDQQYIVKDGEVIIVDEFTGRLMLGRRYSDGIHQAIEAKEGIKVRGEDQTLATITFQNLFRLYEHLAGMTGTAKTEEREFRDIYGLDVVVVPTNMPMVRKDNSDIVYKSERAKFEAVVDEIIEEYKKGRPVLVGTRSIEKSELLATMLRRKGVECNVLNAKYHEQEAEIIKDAGQDAQVTIATNMAGRGTDIKLGEGVAQNGGLHIIGTERHESRRIDNQLRGRSGRQGDPGSSRFYVSLEDEVMRLFGGERMTNIMERVGFTDEQPIESGLVSKSIQRAQGKVEAHNYEIRKHVLEYDDVMNKQRGVIYADRRANLEGTFDSRTFMLQTLEAKVDEAVEENAPENAHPSEWDFEEMLNALELVFPLKRSTSVSDLAGKDREEIRRLLHGKAIEAYEAKEKEVTPEILRAVEQKYLLLPIIDRQWVDHLYVMDHLKTGIGLRGYGQKDPRVEYEKEAFEIFESLKNNIADEAIKGVFRVVIEQGPPPQELQPYPQGPQFEPIPSGEVIPQPVTVGGNVSSSGLEQILGPAPGTGRRVAQFHTNKDDEEPAKPVQRDQPKVGRNEMCPCGSGKKFKRCHGAAA
- a CDS encoding polysaccharide deacetylase family protein — encoded protein: MLAFFAVVALIAGGWRFVEHKSNLVPSLVTPETNVHLEFSNDVVARLYRVTHELPEDRSHRPRLIALTFDDGPYPVYTPMLLDVLRDLRVPATFFLIGRDAETWPELTRRIEAEGNEVGNHTFTHPNLDQESDEQVREEILRGRDVLWDLTRDPSVRTLMRPPHGRYNERTLQVAQSLGYSVVLWTDDGGDWRSVTVDELERHLVEHATAPEIVLLHSGKLATIEALPFVVDRFRKAGYRFVTVGQMLKLVETSDLNHPLRKGV
- a CDS encoding LCP family protein, producing the protein MSIKVKIAIVAGLIVLALISTVTGYSVVEHRNPVTALTQIFVPPPEQVFGKDNLLVLVEGLDYDYTAKDEEFSTNSRSDVIWAVNLDFANKRIYQLSIPRDMIATMPNGTQAKINQAQSDGGVKEAKTVIAQWLGIPGFDRYVVLRIDASKEFITAIGGVNLYVKTSDCLWHKTGCTGGTLDYDDTWGHLHIHLKEGMQHLSGEQAVAYMRYRHDWCSDPCRIMRQQQVMRAVADKVRGDRLNTLMHLGDLLAVFQKYVQTDFTNQELISLATHFQGVANGSIVSKQVPYTDDVNLPGYGDSLVPDTKARAQLVAQMLTPAAEPIASPSAMALAAIPPSTLRVDVENGSAVSGAARRVAAKLKHAGFAIGEVGNADRSDYSTTEIHEHSSVVYAGARVREALPAGVHEAVVVADSSAAPSAAPTDPATTASDVTVIVGNDLATSLSLTAAQDRPL